The genomic stretch CTTGCACTCACTGCCACTGGCGTTATTTCAGTTATGCTATGGATAGCACAAACATGATGGGCTCtgctatatgtatatatatactgctCTGTTTCTTGGCCTGAAGCTTTTGCACTGATACCTGGAGTGCAGTGTGGTCGAGTGCTAGGGATCTCTACTAAAGGCAAGCTGCAGATATTCTGATGCATTGTTGCAGCTAGCAAGCCTCAACCTTTGAGGAAAGGTATTTGATGGTCTCTGACTCTCCGGTCCGGTCCCAGGTTCACGAGCCTGAAGCTGGTAgatggccttgttcagttcccaaATTTTCTGGTTTTTGGACacggtagcaatttcgtttttatttaacaaatattatctaattatagactaactaagctcaaaagattcatctcgcgatttacaggcaaactgtgtaattagtttttgttttcatctatatttaatgctttatgtatgtgccgaaagattcgatgtgacggagaatcttgaatttgaattttttttggaaactaaacaaggccggtcGCGGCCAAGAAGGGCGCTAGGCCACGGAAACCTACAGCAATCCAAGGGTCAGCCTCCTCCCTGAGCTTCTCCAGAACCTGAGCCGGCGTGCATCTGTTGTTGTCGAAGGTTCTTGCGAAACTCTTGTACtacttttagaaaaaaaaaacaaaacaacaaaaaaaacaaaacttttTATCGTCTAATAAAATCCACGGCAAAGCTTTTGCCGTCCTTTCTTTGTTTTAATAACTACTTTTAGAGAGTATTTTTTAAAACCATTTCTGGGGAAAAAGAGAGAATATATCTCTAAAAAAGTCAGTCTTTTATTAGTACCTCCAAGGCTTGTAGCATTGGTAGCCTTCTCAGTCCGCTCGTGTATTACGTCTGAATCCATATAATCGACTCTGTTTTGGTACACTTTTATgtaaatatgtatatatacttatatatataaatgtataaTGCTATAATATATAGTATTTTTGCACATTTAAGCTCAAAACATGTAAAAAACTAGCATTTCAGTTAGAAGTCTAtattctaaaaagaaaatattagTTTAAAGTTGCTGACTCACAGTACAATTGACTATATTTTAAACctaatgatttaattttgtggAAGTGGGAATACCCAAGTTTAAAATCCTAGCTCCGCCACTGCTACCGATCGACCTAGGGTTTAAGAAGACCCCATTTCAAATACTGTCTGGCAGAGTGCCTGATTAATTAGTTAGAAAGAAAAGGAGCTCattttttgtcaaaaaaaaagagcTCATAAAGTTGCGAACTGAACATCTCGATCGTAGTCTAGGTTAATCTGAGACATATACCGGTTTATTCTTTTGGATTTGGTCATTTCTCATTTGGATTCATTTGGATGTGCTCGTATGTGAGGAGAGGAACTTGGGGGACAATAGTAGAAGGGAGAATTAGGTGTATGGCCTTGGAAAAAATATGTCTTAGGTATATGGTCCTCTTTTTCGAATTTGGCTCTATAGCCtcaaaacaaaatttatttagcTCTATGACCTTCTGTCAGTTTTGGGCAGCTAACGGTGTTAAGTCAGGGATAAAAAGACCACTTTACCCCTagcgaaaaaaataaaaaacatatataCGTGGTTATGTACTGGAAATATACATGTGGTTATGTGATAATATATATGTGTGGTTATGTatcagaaatatatatatatatatatatatatatatagacacacacactcaaaatatataataaacaAACGAAACGAAAAACGGGGTAAACAGTCTTTTTACCCCTGACTTAACACCGTTAGCTGCCCAAAATTGATAGAAGATCATAAAgataaataaattttatttttagaCTATAAAGCtagatttaaaaaaataaaggaCTATATACCTAAGAAAAGTTTTTTCTAGAGCTATACACCTAATTCTCCCATAGTAGAAGAAGAACAGGGACAGAGATGGGCCGGGCACTCGACTCATATAGCACTGTTCACTGGATACATTAGACAACATACATTGGGCCGGACACTCGGGTACTGGGCCGGCTAGCTCTCTTGGCCCTTGACGCGGTCGCCGCTTCCTTTGATTGTTCCAGGCGTGGCTTCTTCATCAGGAGCTCCATCAGAGTCAGCAGCAAGGGGATTTGGGATGCTGACATCGTAGGCAGAGTAGCGTgtatgggtgtgtttggttggtggCCATAGCTTGCTGGGGCCAAATTTGCTCTGTTTGGTTGCCTGTTCGGCCTCCGGGGCCAGGCCCAATCTAGCCAGCCGTACGCTCAGGGCCTGGCTAGGATTGAACCTCCGATTCGACCGTTCAAGTGGAGCCAGGCCCGAGCCAACTCCCCGTGCTCGTTCCGTCACCGCCTCGGCACCTACCGGTGACTTCCTTCTCTTTCCGCATGCTCCCGTGGTGCCGTGCCCATCCGACAGGGACGCAGCTCCGCCATCTTCCTTCTCCTTCTCATGCTCCTGTGGCGCTGTGCCCGTCTGCCAGGGTCCAGGGACGTAGCTCTGTCATCTCCATCCATAGGGCGAGCACCATTGACTTGATTCGTGCACTCCTCGCTTGGATCCAGTCGCGGCGGAGGTTCAGGAGCATGAGGTGCTCAACGTGTTGCTCTCTGTCTCTGCCGGATCTGGCTCGCCATGCTCCTCTCCCCTGAccccaccgcccgcagcactgcTGCCGCCGCCCTCGACTCCGAGGTACCAGGACAAACTTTTATTTCGTGCGGCGCCTTCGTCGTCACGTCGTGTGTCTAAAACTCGTTCCATTACAAATTGCTAATTGACTTGCGTTGTTGCTCCGTCAGTACTTCACGACGGCGCCGTACGCATGCGAGCCGGCGAGCCTGCCCAAGTACCCGCCCAATAAGGAGATGGATGCCAAGTTCCGGGAAGAATCTAGAAGGTACGCGGCCCTGTGCTGCAATACTGAAGTGATGCCATGTCATTGCCAAGAGGAGCAACCTCCGGCAATCAGCAAGCGGCCCGATGACGGCGACCATGCGGCGCCGTGCGCCAGGACCATCGCGTCGCTTGGCCGCGCCCGCGCGTACGCGCCCATCAAGTCGGGGCGGCAGCTGCTGCAGACGCCGACATACGTGGTGCAGGCCCGCCTCGGCTTGCCGCcgcagctgctgctcctggccGTCGACACTAGCAACGATGCGCCGCGTGGATCCCCTACGCCGGCTGCCCCACGTCGTCCGCGCCGCCATTCGACCCAGCCGCGTCCACTTCGTAGTGCTCCGTGCCCTGCGGCTCGCCGTTGTGCGCGCAGGCGCCCAACGCCGCGTGCCTCCTTTGTTCTAGCGCCTgaggtcttcttcttctgccgCGCTTGAGATGCTCGAGAGAATGCCTCAAAGGGGAGGGTAAACTCACCTTCCAAGAAAGAGGTGACTGTATACAAACTAAGCCAACCAACCAAACACGAATTTATCTTAGTCAGGCTTCGCAGCGCATGCAACCAAACAAACATGTCTTGGCTTGCTAGAGGCAGGCTTGAGCTAGCCTGTCTTAGTTTGGCTAGCCAGGCTTATATAAGAAATGAACCAAACACACTCTATGTGTTCTATAAGGGCGAAATGCACAGaccatatactccctccgtcccaaaaaaagtgtcgttttaggtttttgtgccacaagtttgactcgatttgtataaaatatatgcaatatttatatctctaaataaatttgttaaaaaactagacttaaagatctttctaatgatactaattatatactataaatactaatatttttttattatatatttagttaaagttatttttcGGGAAGCGAAAACGACAATTATTTTggcacggagggagtatatggtAAGCAACCTTTGAGCTGTATGACTGACTCCTGCCCTCTTTCGTTATTTTTCCACTCCTATTTTTCAATGTATAGCAAGCAAAGCAACCATGGACAGTTCTCCCATGTACGTACGGAGTACTTTCCGTTCGGGTACGTCGATACGTTGCCTTTGCCTGACGCCGTCACGCTTGCAAGACTTGTGTTAGGATAGGAGCTAACAATTGCCGCATGGATCAGCCATGTTGGCCGTGCAGGTCAGCCATGGTGGCGCGCGTGCCGCCATACAGCATGTGCGGGTGTGCACCCACCCACCTGCTCCCCCACCCCGACCAAACAAACTCTCCAAAACCCAACGTCCCAACCCCAACCACAACACCACTCCACCATCCCGCTCTCGCTCTCGCCGCCACCACCCGCACACCCCCACACGCGGCGCTCCGCGGCCCAGTGCCCAGCGCGGACAGCGACCAATGGCGAGGGCGCGCGCGCGGGGgcgtctcctcctcctcctcctggcgTTCCTCGCCGTCGCAGCGGCGGCCCGACACGACGCGCCCGCGCCCCGGGCGTCGTCGTCCATCTCCGCGGCGCCCGAGTACCCGCCGCTCCCGCGCCTCCCGAACCGGCACCACGGCCGCCACGCCGCCGGCCCCGCGCTCCCGCCGGCGCTGCCTGAGCTGTCGCCGGACATAATGCCCGTGCTGCCGTCCCCCGCCGAGGACGGCGCCGCGCCGGCGCCCGGCGCGGAGGAGCCCACCATCCCGTCCAGCCCCAGCCCGCCCAACCCGGACGCGCTGGAGCCCGACTCGGCGCTCGCGCCGTTCGGCTCCGCGCACGCCGTCGCCCAGCAGTCCCCCGCCGTGGCGTCCGCGTCGACCTCGGCGCTCCCGGTCCTCGGCGGCCTGCTGGCCATGTTGTGGCTGCTGGTGTAGCGGTCTAGCGGAATGGGCGACCTGCCTGCCGTGGACCACGCCGCCATGGTCCTCGCCGCCTCGCTCGGCACGGCTCCTCGTGGATGGGGCAGGTCATGTGCATGTCTCGGCGGCAGGCGTGCAGGAAAAAGGTGGCCCTTTGGTTGGTCGGCCGGGCTGGCTGCCTCTGCAGCTTGCTATGCCGCCACTACTCTCTGCTTCATCCTTGTGAAGAATTGTTACTGTAGTCTATTGCTGTTATATTTGACCAGCTTTTACTTCTCTCCTGTAAATCTTAGATTTCTTTTCGTTCATATTTTTGGGAGGGGTTACGATATGTTACTATATAGACTTTTGTTTTGTAACTTTTTGTTAAGTGGAGATTATTTGGGTGATTCTTGTAATAAAACTGGAGGGATTATATATTACTAGTTGATTTCTCAGATATGGTATACTACCTAGTACCTGCCTTGATTGAAGTTCAGATTTTGATCCTTTCTTGCCCGTTTCAATTCTGCCAGTCTACCTTTGCCTGCTGCTGGCTCTTCAACTACATAAACCCCATCACCAATTACCCATTTGCTCCTATTTTCCTCAAATAACATAAATGGGATCGGACGTCACAAGGCACCCAAAAGGCCACATTTTCATGTAGCAGAGGTTCTGCTGCTTACCTGCTAATCATGGTGTGTGTGATTTGTTTTCCTGATGCTCCCATAATTTGCAGCTCATTGGATCAGATCATTGGCAGTAGTACATGCAAGGAAACTGTTTTTACTCCTACCTTCTACTCAAGCATTCACCTGAAAAAGTGTAGTGCATGAGTGTTTCCTTTCTATCACTGGTCAGTTTATGAATAGAAAACTCTGAAAGAAGGAAAGGGAACATGATATTAATTCACCAGAAAGGGCAGCAATGTGCAGCTGGAAACTCCACATGGAAAGTTCTATACCCTCAGCTTTCTTGCTCCTTTAGATAGAACTGGCAGGTCCATCATCACCCCATGATTATCAGCATAAAGCCCTCTGGCATTGCCACTTTGCCAAGAAATTAGCTTTGAAGACATCATAATCAACTGCCGCTGTGCTGCAGGCATGTGATGTCGTGGCTCTGAGGCGGTATTGGTTAGAGAAGCTCACGAGGTCTCTGAACTGTCCAGGCATATCTTAGTACAGTACTACCAGACTCTTGTTAATTACTCACAGCCAACTaataaaggaaaaaaaacaaCTCTAGTTAGTGCATTCTGCCGTTGAGAGATGGGCCGGGTGAGTGGTTCTTGCAGTATTCATTCATTTTATCGAGTGGATTCGCAGTAGTCGTTCTCTTTGTCGGATAGCTGGTGTTGTTGTCTTAATTAACCTTTGTAAGAGATTAGAGAAGTTGCTTACTAGCAGGAGTTTACTTATACTTTGGTCGACAAATTACAGTTTCACTGTACTGCAAGAAAGACAAACTGATTCAACACTGTACAGTTGACACCTTTAGCCCTTTGAAACGCGGTAATTTCACAGGAATTACGTAGAAATTTTACAGAAAGAAACACATGAAAAAAAGGTCCTTCATTCCGAAGGGGTTTAGGGGGCCCATATTGTAGTAGGAGGTTAACTTACATAGGGCCACACCACATTACTTACAGTCTGAAGAGTAACAAATGGCGCAACCAAAGCAAGGCTGGAGAAGAGACGATGCAGCAAGTAGGTAGCCAAATCTTATGAACCATGACGCCCAAAATCTCGGGCGTAACAAGAAATTTCACCAAATTAAAGCTGAAACTAGATGGACACATGTGATGTGACGTGAACTCGTGAAGGCAGCGGACAAGCTGCTCCCAGCTGTGGGCATCCAACGAGCAATGATAGGAAAAAGACACCCGCGAGAGCGCGATGAAGATGGGATCGCCCGCCCGGCCGGCCATGTCGTCACGCTAGACCTTCTTCACGTGCAGTGTCCATTCTCGATCTTTACGATTACCCTGCAATTATGCATGCATAGACCGGTAAATGAAAAAAATCTGGCTTGGCTTTTTAACCAGTCACCGGGAGTATTACCAGCTCTGGCTAATCTTTTACTGTGcacggccctgtttagttctcgaaattttcttttttttttctctaaatTTTCCAtaccatcgaatttttagacgtatgcgtgtagcactaaatataaataaaaaataactaattatatgatTACTTATAATTTTTTAAATGAAAGTGTCAACTAGACAAGTCTGTGATCGAGCTTTGGCCTTGGGGAACGGATCGGCCGGACTAGAAGCTGAAGCTAGAACCGAGCTCAGCACGAGCAAGAAGCTACTCTTCCAGGCGAGAAGAGTGGCGTTGGATGACCGTGCACTGCAGCGAGACGAGATCTCTGCTGAAGCTGATGAACCAGTCTCGTGCGTGAGCTGTCTGTCAGTGTTAGCTACGATCGATGAGAAGAttcgcctcgcctgctcctgcCTTGTGCTAGCTCTGCTCTTGGATAGGCTGTCGGAGGAAGACGCCAACGGATTAAGTAGGCAGTCACGTGCCTCGTCTGCTAATCGGGGTCGAGGGAAGCAGAAGGAAGGAAGGACCCCTCGCTCGGCTCTCCCTCCGATCCCTGATGCTGATGCTGTTTGTAAATCGTAACGCAACGGCGCGCGACTCTCAGAGTCGTTTGGTTTGGTTTACTCCGTGTCGTCTTGGGACGGAGAGAATCGGTTCCTCGGCTCCTGGCAAAGTGGCAAGTGAGAAAAAAAAGGTAGCTTTGCGTCATTGGAGGCTGGACCTGGCGTGGTGGGAGTGCCTGTCCTGGAACAAAAACCGGTGGGTGGAAACAACGAACTGCACCACAGCAGCCCCGTCACAGTTCCCCGTAGAACACTTTTGATTTGGACGAGAGACCTGCTCTCTCTATTTTCTTAAATATCGTATTAGTTTCATCCTAAatcatatttttctatttttattattgatTTAAAAAACTTTGTATATGTTAACAATATAGAATTTATATTTTAGACTCACCATGAGATTGTGCATTAGGGCTGGCCTTATGGGTAACTCAGCTAACAGATAGTTATGTAGATGACTCTCGTAATTATATATGGATGACCTAATAGCATTCTCGCCATATTACCTTTCTCTCATCTCCTAAAGTACATAAAGGTGCTTCTTTTTTCGCTTCAGAGAGAGATGGTGGTTTTTGGTGGTGGGtacataaaaatattttaagtaTTCCGAGGGCCATCTCAATTAGGCCTCGTTCGTTTCAGCCGGTTTGGTCCGTTCCGGGGCCCAATCCGAGCGGATTGCTGCAGCCTGGTTTCAAACCAGATATGCATTGAATTGCCCGTTCGTTTCGGCCTCGCTGGGAAAGAAAACAGGCCCAGCTTGAATTTTCCTCCACACTGCACGGCCCGGATCAGAACCTGGTGTCATACCGTCCGGAACGAAGTCGTCTCTCGTCTCGAGTCATACCGTTTGCGAGGAGACGGCTGGGGGCGAGGCGACGGCACAGCGGGAGGCGCACGAGGCGACGACGCGGCACGGCCACCACCAACGGCGACGGTGAATGCTTCCCCTCCGACGTCCATACTCCCCGCCGCCTTCTCTCCGGTAAGGCCCCGCGCCCTTCCCTTCTCCTCTAGCTCTCTAGGGTTCTTAGTTCTTGGGACTGAGGGCTAGGGGATTCAAAAACTGGGTTTGCTTCGGCCGCAGCGAGATCTAGCCTCTGGTCACTGGTAGCTGTGAGATCAGGCTCCTCATAGGGGATGCAGAGGGAGATGGGTTCCGGTCGCAAGATTAGCCGCGAGATCTGGTTGGGTGCGGCCTGCAGCCTGTGGGAGTGCGGGTGAGAAGCGAGCCGGCGATGGAGTGAAGAGGAGGAGCAGCGCAAGGTACAGCAAGCCGGAGCTAGGGCCAACTGCGGCCATGGATAGATTGGCAGTCCTCGTCACCAAATTGATATATTGGCCAACCTCACTTAAACCTAACCTGTTGCAGTCATGGTCACCAAATTGATAAATTGGCAGTCCTCGTCACTGAACACCTCCTGGTAGGCACGTTCCTTCGTCACTGTCACCGCATAATCATTTGCTAGACACAGGGGGCATGATCTGCTTCTGTCTAGTGGATCGCCCAACAGCCAGTTCGCTTCTTTGCATCTGCAAGGAAGTTCATCTTTGTCACATACAGCCAAAAGTTCATGCTACTAGCAGCCTGCTGGTTTTCTCATGATCTGAGAAATGCATAGAACATGCCCAAACATTCTCAGGAGGTCTTCATAACCATTTGAAGCCCAAACATACATGGACTAATCA from Sorghum bicolor cultivar BTx623 chromosome 3, Sorghum_bicolor_NCBIv3, whole genome shotgun sequence encodes the following:
- the LOC8081312 gene encoding classical arabinogalactan protein 26, whose protein sequence is MARARARGRLLLLLLAFLAVAAAARHDAPAPRASSSISAAPEYPPLPRLPNRHHGRHAAGPALPPALPELSPDIMPVLPSPAEDGAAPAPGAEEPTIPSSPSPPNPDALEPDSALAPFGSAHAVAQQSPAVASASTSALPVLGGLLAMLWLLV